The Lagopus muta isolate bLagMut1 chromosome 6, bLagMut1 primary, whole genome shotgun sequence sequence GCTACCATGATTTAGAGCTCAGATTATCTTGCAATATTTAAAGAGCCTTGGCATTATCAGCATGCTGTCAGTTCAAATTCCAAGGCTACTATTCAAGAAAAGGATATAAGTGTGGCAAGTCGAGACAAGAAACTATCCAATTACTCCAGCAAAATCTGGGTCAGCTTAAGCAGTGAGGTGCCAGCAACCAATGGGCTCCACCAGCCCTTGCATCCTACACTCTAACTCCCCTTCCTCCAAAACAAGCGCTCTGATGTATTACAAGCACTGCCCCTTGGCAAACTGTTAAGGTTCATCTTAACATAAGTTTTTTCACTCCACAGGAATGCTTTAGAATTAGAGAGCAGAAATGATCAGATACAGCTACTCCTAACTCAGTTTCAATACACGCCAAAGTATTTCATGACTATCTGCCAATGACACAACAGTTATCAGGCCTAGAGATAGTATTGGTGATAGAGTCAGGTTTCTCCACGAAGGCATCTCTATACACACTTGTAAATCCTGCCCTGAGACACAGCCCAACCTCATGCTTTGTTCTCGAGAACTGGAGAAATCCTTTTTCACCTGGGAAAGCCATCCCTTCAGGAACACTGCAACAGAACTAAAAGGCATTCCAACACATCTCATTCATATCTGCCAGTGCATTCAGCATCTCCTACAAGAAATCAGTTCATATAGTTCTCTACTTACTATAAAAAATGGTGTATTTATGTGAACACAGCTACCAAACTCATTACAAGCATAGTTGCTATATTCTGATCCTCCCTTTTTGTTTGTGCTTCACTTCTGCATTCTTGAATTTGCTCCTTGGACTGTATTTTCCAAGAGCTCCTCTTGAATCCTGTAACTTTGAAAGATAACTattaacaagaaaagaaacagctgaaaggaaaattggctgtattttttttttttacttgtctTCAAACTAAGCTTTTACTTCTCAAACTATTACAAACATCAAACATTATTTTAGATAAAAATGACAGTGAACAAAGTTTTCTATCCACAGTAAAGAAATCAACCTATACTCCGTATCTTCAAAAAGCAAGTTTAGTTTCAGTATGACAATAATAACCGCTTGGTCACAGACCACGTATCTCCAGTGCTAATGGAATTATTGAGCCATACCAACTTACATTAGCCTGCACAAATACTTGTGAGTCAGATTACACCAATCTTCCAAAACACCAGTTTAGATATTTCCCACGTTAACCTCTTGAAAGCAAACCCAGACTCCTTCAGAACATTATCCACTGAAGGTTATAACTGTCACAAGCAACCATACTGTTCCTTTCCTGAAGCGATCACACCATTATTTCCCTCCTCCTCTAATTCACTGGTAACTGCCTTCAAGTACTTGGCTGCTGTGAAGATTGAGGCCTCCTCCCAGCACTGGAGAGATTTCTGTAGTCTAAATGCATGCAACTTTTCTTCAATTCCAAGGTAGTtctgagagaggaaagaagagttCCTGGTAAAACAGACCTTTCAGGAGATGTCTATTAAAAAGGCCAATTCTGTgccttgtttcattttctttacgCAGTCTGCCTGCTTACCAGAAGCATGTTCCCTCAGTACATTAAGGACAGTTTTCCAGGCACCTTTTGTTCCCCAGAGAATGGTGTCTATTCCAACGTTTTTTTGTTAGTTTACCTGTGCAAATAAGCTCTTTTCATTTAGAAGAAAGCTTATTTCCCTCAGATTCTGTGTCACCTTAAAACAGCCCTGGTAGGAGCCGGTAGGGTACTGCAGCAGTGTAGCGTTTCCAGTCTTTCCCATATTTGCTGTAACAACGGTGTTCATCCCTAATGCAACGGTGAGTTAGCAGAATAGTCATATAAACAATGTAGAAGTAAGGCAAGATGTGTTCAAACCCACAGGTCAGACAATAGGCCAGGGAGCCCATTAGATCTCCAGTGTAGTTGAAATGGCGTGCCCACCCCCAGAACCCTGAGGTCAGCAGCTTGCTGTAGTACTTGGTCCCATCCACAGACATGTAGGAGCACTCAATGTAGTTGGGCTTTTTGCCCCATATCTTGCAGTTGCCGTTGGTACGGCGGAAGAGATCTTTCTGGTGGTTTGTCATTCTGAAGATATAGTAGCCAACCAAGCCCAACGCCAAGATCCCGATGGCAttagctgtgcagagctgcacagggtGGTAAACCAAATATAAACCCTGGGAGACAGAACAGAGACATGCAGtgatttactttaaaaacacaCCACAGCTGCCAGATGAATTCTTTGACCTACAGTGACCCAGGACAGAGTAttagaaagagcacaaaaatTCATCCTATCAGCACTAAGATGGAATCTTTTTCAGGAAATCCTGCATCATACATCTACTTTCTTTCCACTGACGCATTTCTTAggttacagaagaaaaagggaaaaattgtGTGGGTGATGACCAAATGGGAAagggggaggaagaaaacataaaCCAGTCAAACGACCATCCAACAGAAAGGAGTACAGAAAGGGACtgaagggaattaaaaaaaatacgcAGATGAAACAACAGACAGTGACAGAAAGAGGTACAAAAGAGAGAAGATGTTAATTCCATGCAGGGACAGAAGGCTCTCATACAATGAAATTATTACAGAGAGTGTAGTAATAGTCAGTATTCAAGctataagaaaagaaaataagataaacaCCAATCTGCTAGAGAAAACGTTTCTGGaaagcttctttccttttagcCCAAAGGTTTTACCCTATCTTTACCTGCAGAGTGTAGAGGTAAGGCAACCAAACGCAGTCTCCCCAGCCCAAGTACCATCCAAAATGATCGTGGCAGATATCAATGGTTTTCAAATACCAGGCTTCATTCCAGAAATAGTCCAAAACATAAATACCCTGAAAAAGAATGATTCTACATCACTCACTGCAACGATTCTACATTCACTCACTACAAGTAAGACATTCAGGCCCTGGAAGGTggccagagaagggcaacaaaactggtgaggggtctggagcacaagtcttatgaggggcggctgagggagctgggattgttcagtctggagaagaggaggctcagggcagacctcactgcactctacagcttcctgaagggaggttgaggaggggtttggcctcttctcccaggcaacaaacaggacctgaggaaatggccacaagttgtaccagaggaggttgaGATTaagcataaggaaaaactttttctctcaaaatggtcaggcactggaatggctgcccagggaggtggtggagttgccgtccctggcagtgttcacgaggtgtctggatgaggagctaatagatctggtttagtgcttgtggtagcaatggtaatggaggacagttagactagatgatcttgtaggtcctttcccACCTTGTGATTCAACAATTCCATACATTAATAACATAACACTGGCATCCTATTTAACAGTATCAACCTGAAATTTCTGTGCTGTCTTGTGGTTAAGATCTCAAAACTAACCTGTGTTTTTAACACCTCAATGATAAGAGCATTAAGAGGAACATAACATATATAGGAAGAACTACACTACGTTTGTAGAGCTAAAAAAGTAACAAGCAAGCCAAGCAGCGTTAACCAAAATAAGTAACACAACTATTCTCCTAGTACTAACAGATACACTGGATTATTCCCAGCAGCCTTCTGAATGAAAATGTGTAAAGAAGCAAGACCCAGCACATCATCACTGCATGATATTGGTCAGGCCAGGCAGAACAGTGTAAGTTCAAATTCAGTGCAGGTATTTTTCCTACTTCAATACtagtttattttcaaattgaTATCTTAATCTCCTCTCAATTTACCTGAAGGACATTaacaaggatcattgagttgGTTATGTGACCATACAGCTCCTGCTGTTTAGCAGCATACGAAAGGTTTATCAGAGTCCAGGCTACAATACCAGGGCGTCCATTGAAGAACAGCTTGAAATCAAACCACTTCCCTATTCGAGGGTTAAATTCAATCCCCATCATGTAGTCGTAAAAGAAGTTGCCAGTGAATTTgcttgaaaatagaaaagattaGAAATTTATATAGTTATTATAAATGAAAGTGCTTACCATTCCaattatgcattttaaattattttccaaggTGCTTGATGTAACAATGATAAAAATCCTAAAACCACATCACGTTGTAAGTAAGTTCACACAAAGTGATCCAACCAAAGCATTTCATTAGTAAAAGATCCATTTTAAGATTTGGGGGCATCCTAGTTGAAACTTGGTATCACTTTCCAGCGCTTCAAGTATAATCTTACTTGCTGGACACATGCAAGACAGATATATTCATGACACTGAGGCTGCAACAATTACTAGACATGCACCATTCTCTGTTTCATGCTGCATGTCTTTGTTAAGCAAAAAATCACAGTTGTACACTGGCCCAGCTATATGTCTGAATTCCTGTACTCTTGTATTATTAGAAAACACATACCAATCTTTGGCATTAGTAGGGAAGAAGTAGCCTTTAATCATCGCAAATGTGGAAACCACATATCCCAGGATATTGGCACACCACAGGAGAGGAATCCAATTGTCAAAAATGATGGTAGGTGAGAAATAGTGGAAATAATAGGCATTTGCAAACCAAAGTACGTGGGTAATGATCCAAGCTTGGAGTCCATTGACTTCATACTTATTTACTACACCTAAAAAGTGAAGAAGATCAATACTACTGATAACTCATTAGTACAGTTATTAATATGGACATGCATGCAGTATCTAGAAGCTCAACACCCATGCTTATGAAATGAGCGTCTCTCCTTACCTGCCTTGAAACATCacctttccaaccttaaggtGCTTTTCTGAGTTTCATTATACTATGCTAGAACCTCTCAGGCTAAGCTTTTTCTTCACTCTCTTCACAAAATGGTGGATTTGCAACCTcacctgtatgggaactgctgagtcacgacctgaacctctgattaatcacctgaggtgagccatgagtcagccagaggagcacaggtgaaggcaattcacctgtgctgccagaaagggtggagccaggctccacccctcctagacctatttaagagctggctaccagaggggaaggatctcttctggagatcacccctcttggtgttttctggtgagctcagctgaagggtaagctcttccactaattctcttttgtgatcgttgtttactttgcctaattctcttgattatattgtaattataacatcttgatatctattgattatacaattatattgtaattataacatcttgattatacaCTCACCTGAAATTTACTAAGGTTTCACATTACCCTTCGCTCACATCACACACTTTGCTCAGATTTTGCAAGTTACCTTGGCTAAAAAAGTTGTGATTGTATTGTCAGATACCAGCAATAGTCTGCTGTTGATATGTAATTTTGCTGCTTAcaatctgtatttttccactgctgctacactgctttctgtattttctttaggcATGAATCACCTAATTGCACAACCAACAGTTTTACTAGCAATAAGAGACAGAAATTCTACAATCAATTCTAGAAGAAGATGAATGATTTGTTTGATTACTTTAAATAAACATATGGAAAGTAAAAACATTTATGTCCAAGTTTCCTCCAGATagaaatacattattaaaaatgaagtacacAAGGGCAGTCATTCAGAAAGAATATGAGTATGTTGTAGTATACTCCAAGGAAAAGCTTACCAGCAGGAGTAACAGCACCTTCTTGTACGCCTCCTACGTATCCAGGAAGAAACTTGTGGCAGAAGTCAGGAACAAACACATACAGAATCACCTAGAAGTGACAGACATATTAACAGTAAAAAATGGACAAGAGAAAATCCCCAGACGCTTTCATACACATAACAGAAGATAACACATAGCAGTTTCAATTAAGTACTCAATCAACAAATATTGTAGGAGTGGCTGTTGTGATTTTAGACTAGAAACATGTGCCAGCTACTAAAGATTTTAAAGATGCACTTCATATATGATTATGGCTGTTTTTTTCACAAGGAGGACAGTTGCCAACTAGATTTGGCTCCTCATCCTTTAATTTAACCTGTTATAAGTAAGTCACTTACTTATAACACAACAATGATAGCAGTTTgcggattttttttttttggattccAAGACACAGAAAGtgataaacaaaaaaagtagaaagatgGCATGACGTTCTATTATCTTCCATGTAAATTAAAGAAAGAGCTGCTTTTAACAACAGCCACTAGATCATAATTCAATAACACACCTGGAAAGCAACCCAAGCAGCATAGATGCCAACAGCTGTATAAGTCAGAGAAGGAGTCTTGTTCCAGATGTCAGACAGATGTTTATTCCCCGTGAGCAAGTTGATGAGTGGATCAGTCAGAGAGCACTGGTACTGGTCGCAGGACATGATGAAGTAATACACGATAAGTGGCGCAAATGCGAGTAGGAAAAGAATGCttgccaaggaaaaccagtctACCTCCCTGTAAGCAagaacagaacttttttttttccccagctttctAGTTAATAATTCTCATTTagtcagtttgatttttttttttttttttttgctagtttgTTTTATGACAGTCACAGGTATAACTGGTAGAGGGTTCAGTTGGAACCagtaacagaatcacagaaacattctGCAAAGCTTGGAAACACAGACAAGACAGATCTTCGACAGCCAGAAGCTGaatgtgctgcagcaccagcatcTGTGGAAGCCATACGAACAGCCATGGCTGTTTCCAGCTGCACTGTATTAACACTCTAATAACATTTGCACTATACTTTCACAGCATGGCTCTTAAGTCTTGCTACAGCATGTGCCAATAGCACAGatagctgtttgttttccaaaaggcagcaaatattttgttcaatCTTTGAAGAAAGTACAAATTATCACCCATTTatacaatgtattttttttttttttttcaagaaaggcTGTGTCGCAGCCCAAGCTGTCTAACAAGTTCCACATTTAGAAACCTTGAGGAAACCTTTCTTAGCAACTGATAGTACAGCTCATTATCATTAGCACTGCACTCATCTTTTAATAACAGCATGCAGTTCAAAAGCAACGTGACATCTATAAAAGAAAGAACCAATGTGAAATCAATGACAATTGAGTTTCTCACCATGCTCTTCCCCACTGTGCCTGAGGAGCCTGAGCACCATTTTGGGCActtttgtgatttctttcttcagattttttctcCCGATGGGCTGCCATGGTGTTctgtgtgaaagaaaagaaaacattgataATTATTCCAGCTAGTTCTTAGTGGTTCTTTTTGCTACCCAGGTTGCTAAAAACTCTTATACACAGCCTTCAATTACAAAGAGCCCAGAGACAAAGATGAGAATAAAATCTGCAAGAAATTTCCTAATTCCTTACGTTCTGGCCTAACTCCGACCCTCACCCTGTGCTGCCTAGCAATCAGTTCTGTCTGCAGATCCGCTTATCGCAATTTGTACTTTGATTATCCATCCAATCTCCACACTACCTGCCAGCAATTCCCACCGCTCCACAGCAACGTCCGCGCCTCCCACCTCCTCTCCTCAGACTGCTGCCCCTTGGCCCCGCCCCCTCGTCATCCCTTCGACCAATCCGCGTAGCGCTCTCACCGCACTTGACTGTCGCTCCGGCTAATCCGCGCCGCGCTCCGTTCCGCCCCACGCTGCCTCATTGGCGGAGCGCGCTCAACCCATGGGCGGGCACGGTGGGGCGGCTCTGTAGGCGGGAACGGAACAGTCCGTGAGGCAGTCCGTGAGGTGGGCGGTGCTGTCCTgccgcccccccgccccccccggAAGTGCGCGCTGCCTCGGTTCGGCGGTGGGAAGCTGCCATGGGTCGGGCGGTGAGCGTGGCCGCCTGTGCCCTCAACCAGTGGGCTCTGGATTTCGAAGGCAACGCCGAGAGGATCCTGCGAAGTGAGCGGGGCCGAGGCGGCGGGTCTGAGTGGGCCGGAGCTCGTGTCCGCGTTGCTGCTTAAACTAATTGTTTTCCAGGTATTAGCATCGCTAAGAGCAAAGGAGCTAGGTACAGGCTCGGTCCAGAACTCGAAATTTGGTAAGGGCCCTTGAATTATTATCTGTAGTGAGTTGTATGCACAGTGTGATGTCTCTTCTCTGGAGAAGTTTTCATCCCATGATCAGAGTGCTGATACAGCCCgaatcttctctttcttttcctttttatgcaGTGGTTACGGCTGTGCAGATCACTACTATGAGTCTGATACGCTCCTGCATTCTTTTCAAGTGCTGGCAAAGCTTTTGGAGTCTCCAGCTACTCAGGATATTATCTGTGATGTGGGAATGTAAGTGTTAAATGTGTAGCTATAGCTAGGATGGAGGGGCGAGCCTTCTGAGAGCATGAGCAGATGCTTCTGGGTTGTCAGGGCTTTGCCCCAATCTTGGAAACACATCTTAAGAATTACTGTATTTCCCACTCTGGTCTCCATCAGAATGATTGTAACATACAAGAGAATTTCTGGAAGACAATCCTTTAGAActacagaattgtagaattgctcaggttggaaaaggccttaaagatcattgagtccaaccacaacctaaccatcctaccctaactctctgctaaatcatgtccctgagcacagcatccaaatggtttttaaacacatccagggatgatgactcaaccACGTccttggggagcctattccagtgcttaacaaccctttctgtaaagaaatttttcctgatatccaacctaaacttaccctggtggaacctgaggccatttcccctcatcctgtcaccagtgagaagagaccaaccctgctctcatTGCAATtacctttcaggtatttgaagagagcaataaggtctcccctcagcctcctttttctTAGACTGAGCAGCCCCagttccagctccctcagtctctcctcataggccatattctccaagcccttccccagccttgctgcccttctttgcacctgctccagcacctccatgtcctttctgtactgaggtgcccaaaaatgaacacagtactcaaggtgaggcctcaccagtgccaagtacagggcaggatgacttccctagtccagctcaccacaccattcctaGCATaagccaggatgtcattggcctttttggccaccagGGCGCAGTGCTGGCCCGTGTTCAGgcaactgtccatcagtacaccaaggtccctttccaccaggcagctttccagctgctTGTCCCCAAGGCTGTAGGGTTGCCTGAGGTTGCTGTgaatgcaggacctgacacttggccctattgaaactcatgcagtttgccttggcccatcaatccagtctatccaggtctgTCTGTAGTCCCTTCCTCCCCTCgggcagatcaacactccttcccaacttggtgtctcctgcaaacttattgagggtgcactcagtcctctcatcaagatcattaatgaagatgttaaatagaagaaatttcaggcttttctttttctggaaggTAGAAGAGTGAGATTCCTGATAGCTGGTCCCTTTGAGAGAGTGGAATAAGTATTTCTTGAGATTCTACATTTCTGGGATTCACTCCCATGGGTAAGGTTTTGGGTTAGGCCTTGGACTGAGTGCAAAATGAAGGATTCTATAAATTGACTGTCTTTGGGAATTCTACAGCTCATATAGCTTGCTCTAAGTGGCAGATATCTTTACAGGCAGCATACAGGTATGCCAAGATCACTGAAACCATCGTAAGTCAGGTGCCAAGAGCAAGTTGTGATAAACTGTGATTATAAAGCtaacatatgtatgtatgtgtgtgttgaTATCATGAATAAGCATAAGGCTACCTTTTCCTGGCTTTGAAGTAGCCTGGTAGTACTGGGTAGAGTCAAGCTTGGTTAAGCTAGGCCAGCCAATAGCATGGTTGTAATCTGTGTTTCTCAGGTGTGCTGTGGTCTGGTAGCCAGCCACGGGGTATATCTGCAACTGAAAAAAGGGCCAGCGAATAAGACTTTTGCAAACTTCAGAAGTTAAAACTTCATACATTGTTATATTTAATTCCTTCTAGTGATCTAGTGTAGAAGTCTTATATTAACAGTCCTTGTGTAGTGGAGTAGattctgttctttgttgtttttatattttctttgaacACTTAATCTAATGTGCTTAGCCACTGGTAATTTTTCTCCTTACTTTTGCAGGCCCCTTATGCACAGAAATGTTCGCTACAATTGCCGAGTCATCTTTCTAAATAAGTAAGTAGTTCCCTATGCTCTTTTGCAGCACGAAGCAGGAGGATATCCTTTCAGAGGCCTGTTTGGCCTTCAAGCAGGATTCTTCAGTGCCATCTAATGGACTGGAATTGTTTTCCTGTCTGCTTTCCattatctctttttctcttctgtttttgtataAACTAAATTTCCACTGCATTCTGAAGGATGCTTTGGAGAGCCTGGAAGCATTCAGTCAGAAACCTTTAACAGGTTGTTTATAGCAGTTATTTACatcacactaaaaaaaaaaaaagagtgactTGATTTTCATCAGTGTTCTTGTTCTTGTCTTATTCATCTTCACATCAGGTCTTAATTCAccctttctgttttattttttgtttcaagaaaaattCTTTTGATTAGACCGAAAATATCATTGGCAAATGCAGGAAACTATAGAGAACTTCGGTGGTTTACCCCATGGAACAAAGCAAGGTAGGCTGGCTACTGTTAAATTGtttaaaaagcacagcttttcacttgcacctgcagcagaaggaaggaaatctcTATTGCAATGCATCAGTGCAGCTACGTAGGTAACAGGGGGAATCTACAGAGCTGCATAACTACAGTTCAGTATAGTTGAGCTTATTAAATGTAATCAAACCGTGGACTAATAAGCTTGAAGAAAAAGTGTGGCTAAATGTTCTTGCCATGTATAAGTGCCATCACTTCCCTTTTGCATGCTTTCTAACTCGATGCAGTTTGGGATTGGGGGAGCCAGTTATTCTTGTTTATCTCCTTGATTGCTGCATGCTCTCCAGTATTGAGCTGGGAAGCAGTGTGAGGTGGGTAAGCTCAGTTAGAATATCATGACTGTGGAGGATTGCTGTCCCGTACCTAACTACATAGCAAAATATGTTCTTGCTTGATGCACACCTCTGATGCTGCTTGCTCGTTCCTTATTTGTCAAGGAATAGAGTTTCTGGGAGTTCTCTTAAATACCAGTCAGTTCTGGATAAGTTCACAGTTACTCATGCAGAAGCACTTCAGAAAGGTAAACTTTTATTGGATATTTGAAATTTCTGTGTGTTCTTTGTTGGGTCTAGTTAAGAACTAAAAGGGAGCAAGCATGAAAGCTGTGCAGAGGTTATTGTTATCGCAATGCAACCTCTTAACTCTTGGAAGGGTGATGtgattatttctgttcatttacCTGAAGCTTTTTTCATGCTTATTTCTCTGTAAAATCGGGATATCTCCCAAAAAGGTTTCTCACTGAAGAAGTCTATCTCAAGCTTTAGCTTTTGCCTGAAGACTTCTTGTTTGGACACCTAACTATTCACTGGAAAATACACATACAAATAGTAAGAAGCCAGAAATAAGCAACCTATCACAGTTACAAAAACTTAAACTTTTAAATCTTGTTTCCTCACTGTTTACCATGCATTTCTGAAACCTTCCTGGAAAATAtgaaggtggtttttttttttccttttttttaatatagagtCCTGTGCAACTGACATGCAATTTTTTAATACACCATTGTGATTTATATAACTATGTATTCACAGTTTATAAACCTTCCTTAGGCATGTAGAGGACTATCTTCTACCAAGGATAATTCAGGAAGTAACAGGACAGGTAAGTTTTTAATgggttctttctttttaaatttaggATTCAACACTCTAAATGCAGAGCATGTGTGACATAAAGGGCTAGAACACTAACTCCTTGTGTCAGTTGTTGCAAATTCAGTGGTTTCAGTGATAGTTGTCAGGCTAATTTAACTTAGTTTGTATTAGTAATTAGTAGCAAATCAAGTGACTTTTAAATTTGCCTCAGGTTGCTTCTCCCTAAAACATGAACGTGGTTCGTAGTATTAGGTGGTCTCTCTTTTGTAGAACATTTGACTCAAAAGCAGCTGTCCTGATCTGAAGTGAAGCACTTCACCTGAATAGCACTGTAATTTTAACATGGAATGTCAGTATAAGTCACGTGTTTGCagctcagaattttttttttccttttttttttacttaaatttgGCATAACATAAAGTACTTTATGGTTGGTAGTTTGTCATTTCACAGAAGTAAGCATTCAGTTCTGTTCTAAGTTTgcagataatttttttaattatatgaaATAGATTCTCCCATTCCATTGAAGTAAGGACGTtcttggttgttgtttttttttttccctcaggaCACAGTTCCTTTTGGGGATGCAGTGCTAGCAACCAAAGATACCTGTCTAGGGACAGAAATATGTG is a genomic window containing:
- the DHCR7 gene encoding 7-dehydrocholesterol reductase, with product MAAHREKKSEERNHKSAQNGAQAPQAQWGRAWEVDWFSLASILFLLAFAPLIVYYFIMSCDQYQCSLTDPLINLLTGNKHLSDIWNKTPSLTYTAVGIYAAWVAFQVILYVFVPDFCHKFLPGYVGGVQEGAVTPAGVVNKYEVNGLQAWIITHVLWFANAYYFHYFSPTIIFDNWIPLLWCANILGYVVSTFAMIKGYFFPTNAKDCKFTGNFFYDYMMGIEFNPRIGKWFDFKLFFNGRPGIVAWTLINLSYAAKQQELYGHITNSMILVNVLQGIYVLDYFWNEAWYLKTIDICHDHFGWYLGWGDCVWLPYLYTLQGLYLVYHPVQLCTANAIGILALGLVGYYIFRMTNHQKDLFRRTNGNCKIWGKKPNYIECSYMSVDGTKYYSKLLTSGFWGWARHFNYTGDLMGSLAYCLTCGFEHILPYFYIVYMTILLTHRCIRDEHRCYSKYGKDWKRYTAAVPYRLLPGLF